Sequence from the Prunus persica cultivar Lovell chromosome G5, Prunus_persica_NCBIv2, whole genome shotgun sequence genome:
ATACCCAACGGTaactccaaaacaaaacatatataCTAGCATAGCTTTGATCAATTTTAGACGGTAATTAACATCTGTTTCGTTATTGATTTGCTGCAGGAAGCAGACAAAATCTCGTTGGCTCAGGTGACGGGATTGGATcagaaacaaataaacaactGGTTTATAAATCAGAGGAAGCGCCATTGGAAGCCATCAGAGAACATGCAGTTTGCTGTCATGGATACCATTTATCGACCTTGTTTTACCAAGGACTGATGACTTGCCATTTACAGTTCCATCTTTACCATTTTGTACATGTTTGATCATGAACATGACCATTTTTGGCCAATGCCAGAAGAAAATATGCTTATGTACTTTGGTTCTCCTAACTAGGGTCGACATTATTTAATCAAATACTATAATGTTTAATGTtgtgtgtttctttttttggatCATTTGCTAGGGAGGGGATGTTATATTGAGTTGCTTCAAGATTGTCTTTTACATGAATTGAACTCAAGTGCACTAgagagggggagggggagagTTTGGCTTACTTTTCCACTGTGATGCCACTCTATGTGCATGTTTAATGTTGTGTTTAGCTTGTGTTAACTTaggattttttccttttggtcgTAGTTAGTAAGAGGGAGGAGGGGGGTTTTCTCGTGCAACCAAAGTGACTTGGGGGTTCAAATATGAGACTAGAGATCTGCAAACTTTTTTCAATGAGCTAGGCTCGATTGGCACGTCAACTTATTATTAAGTAGCGGTTGGAATTTAAGATGGGCTAAGTTCTCATAGCTAAAGCATTAAATGGCCTGTATCATTATCTTGGGCTGAGGCTTGGGCCAGTCGCGGGATCAGACCAATGCTGAAGTActggttttaaaaataaacaaggCATCCCCAGTGGTTTGTAGTTTTCTGTATGGTGCTCTCCCCTCCCCCTAGCGGCTgtatatgcatgcatgtttAATGCCATTAGGTAAGGAAGAATCTGATCTAAAGAGAAGGCAAGGAAGAAACACAATaacttcttttattattaatttcaaAACCCAAATCACGTTTATCACAAGTCTGATTATTAGGATAAGAAATAAGGAAACAGAAAAAGTGCAAATGTTAGGTTGCAAGTTTGCAGAGCTTTCCAGGAAAATTACAAGAATGCAGCAAGCAGATgaaacaatttttaaaaaaaatttctttaatattcTTGTGGTGGCTTTGCTATTTAATAATGGGAATTAAGGAATTAACATATGATAATTTGCGCCTGAAATTTTTACTCATGTTCCTCATGCAGGAAGTAATCATTAACACAGAGTGAGCGGGGCCTTGTTTCTTTTAGGCAATCAATCCTGTTTTCACCATCATGTCAGACATtatattgaaaagaaaaaactacaaAATCAAGGTGCTTAGCAGCATGGTAACATGTGATTGTTTATGTGAAATGATTTAGGTCAAAGACAAGTTAGACAGCCAAATACAAACACTTTTTTCTACTTTTGATGGTAAAAGCATGCTGAAATTTCAGCTTTGGTTTCAGAACCATTGTATGAATTACCTTATTATAAATTTAGAACATGTATGGTTGTAGGGTTTAAGCAAGTTGGGTTCAAAAGATTCTGGGTCCTTAAAAAGCGTAAAAAATGCTGCACTGAGGCGGCTCATTCTTGGCTTTTAGCTTCAAATTGAAGCTCCCATGCATGAAAAACGATAAAACCAGACGCTGAGGCCTCAACAACCCCATCTCCCcccaaataaagaaaacagaaacaatTATCCATAGAGATTAACCCGTTGACCAAATTCCTCTGTTTTCCCCTGTTCTATCTCAATTTTGAAACAGAGGAAAACACAGCCAATTTGAATACCATGCGATTACCAATCTTAACCCCTCAAAGCCCTATTTTCACATTCCTTATAATCTAtgctttcctcttctcttcctctatTTCAGAACCCCGAATCTCCGAGGCCGGTCGATTCTGTGGACATGCCAAGCATAACTCCAGCAGCAACTTCATTCCAAACTTCATAACTGTAATGGACTTCATCTCCAATGATGTCAATGCAAAACGCTGGGGTGAGTACACTATTGCGTCACCTGCACCGGAGGTCTACGCCTTTGCTCAATGCTACGATGACCTCTCACCTATCGATTGCGCCGCTTGCTTTGCAGTGTCTAGAACAAAGCTCCCTCTGTGCCTTCCCTCTACCTCGGCACGTATATATCTTGACGGATGCTTTCTTGGCTATGATGACCACGAGTTCTCCCACCAATCTTTGGATGAAGAGCACAAGAATGTGAAGTGTAGCGGCTCAGCAATCGATGTTTCGAAGTCCAAAACAGAAGAGTTTGCTAGAAAGGTTGAGGATGTGATTGGAAATGTGACAGAAAAGGCCGTGAGCCATGAAGGGTTTGGTGTGTTTGAGCAGAGAGGAGGGGTGGAGAATGTGTATGCATTGGCACAGTGCTGGAAGACAATCAATGAAAGCGGGTGCAGAGAGTGCTTGGAAGAAGCAGGGGCTAGCCTCCGTCGGGAATGTGTGCCTGGGGTTGAAGGCAGGGCTATGTTTGCAGGGTGTTATCTGAGGTATTCTACTGAGAGGTTCTATGGAATTGAATCTGATTCAGAAGATTGTGGTGAGGCTGGTTTCAatgtttctttctctctctcttttgaatttttatgtttGCATTGGGTTTTGATAAAGCGGTCTCTTTTTCTTGTGCCATGTTTTTTCTCAGTTAAAGTGGAACATATTGTTGCTACAATTTTATCTGCCATGGTCCTTTGTTTGCTTGCTTTGTTTGGAGCTGTTATGGCCTACAAGAGATTATCAAAGAGAAATGAAGGTAAACAATGCCTTGAAACTATTCTCCTAACTGCTAAAAAcctctattttcttttgttatttttctacATTTTCTAAGTtggttctttttccttcttctctcAGTGTACAATGGTCCTATTCAGATATCAATTTCTATACACAAGAATAATCTGAATTTCAAGTACGAAATGCTCGAAAAGGCCACCAATTTCTTCGATGCCTCGAGGAAATTAGGCCAAGGAGGAGCTGGTTCTGTGTTTAAGGGAGTTCTTCCAGATGGGAGAACTGTTGCAGTTAAAAGATTGTACTTCAATACGCGGCAATGGGTGGACGACTTCTTCAATGAGGTGAATCTCATCAGCGGAATTCAACACCAGAACCTTGTTAAGCTCTTAGGTTGCAGCATTGAAGGTCCAGAAAGTCTTCTGGTGTATGAATATGTACCCAACAAAAGCCTTGACCAAGTCCTTTTTGGTGAGCTGCCCAACCCTAGTAGAAGCAGTTCTTCAAAACcaacttctaattttttttcttttccattaaTAAAAGTTTATCTCATGCAGATAAGGACACACTGCATATTCTAAGTTGGAAACAAAGATTTGATATCATCTGTGGAATTGCTGAGGGGCTTGTGTATCTTCATGGAAGTTGCGGAGTAAAAATTATTCATAGGGACATAAAAGCCAGCAACATTCTGCTTGATGAGAATCTCATTCCAAAAATTGCTGATTTTGGGCTTGCCAGATGTGTTGGTCCTGATAAATCTCATCTTAGCACAGGAATTGCGGGTACATTGTAAGAAGAAATGACTCCCAGTAATTTTGTTCCACCTTTTAGATATGTTTACACTCAATTACGGTAGAGCCATGGGGTAAAAATTAATCTGATATTTTCGTTGTAGGGGATATATGGCTCCTGAATACCTTGTCCGAGGACAGTTAACAGATAAGGCTGATGTTTATGCCTTTGGTGTTATGGTTCTTGAGATTGTGAGCGGCAGGAAGAATCGTGTTTTCGCAGAGGGCTCAAGTTCAATTCTCTACGCTGTGAGATTCACATCCCTGGTGCATTATTTGATTGGAGCTCTAAGTTTGGACAATGCAGACCTTATCAATAGAAAAAGAATTCCTTTGAACCAAACTGCATGGTTATCATTCATTGTAAACAAAATTTGCCCAACATGCTTAATGACAtgcatatttttgtttgtgtgttttcttttttcttatggCATTAGGTTTGGAAGCATTACAAGGCAAGAAATATTACTGAAGCTGTTGATCCCATCTTGAAAGGGGGATTCCCGGAGAGAGAGGCATCCGATGTACTTCGAATCGGGCTTCTGTGCACACAAGCTTCTCTTGCAGTGAGACCATCTATGACTGAAGTGGTTCAGATGCTGACTGATAAAGAATGTGTCATCCCTTCACCAAAGCGGCCTCCATTCTTGAATGCTAGCATACTTAGTTCAGATGTCTCCAGAACTTCTATGAAGTACTTTTTGTCACAACCAATAGATGGAGAGGGGTCTCCTCCTCGAAAGTCGTTCACCGCTATGCCCTGCAACGATTGAAGCATCTGAACCAAGGTATAAGATAGGATGCAACCTGCATCTGTAGTGGGTGAAATGCTTGAATTGAAAGCTTTGTAATTACAATCAATGCAAATTCTTGTAAATAAATGAGGGAACCTTGTGTTAGACATAGAAGATTTTGCAATGTAGGCTAGTAGATGTAGttctcctctttttctctttctttgtaaCTTATTTTGGTTCTTGTGTTTGTGTCCTGTGATGAGTAATTTCTTAATGAGACAGTCACACCGCCACGTGATGTTACTAATCCACTTATGTTAAAGCAcgtatatctatatattaatACTATATTCTATAATCCATTCATATTACAACACGTAAATTAGTAATAACACGTGTCTATACTATCgcttagtaatttttttttttttgttcgaaTCACGTTAGTAGTTTATACAattaaaacaagaacaaaaggaaaaaaagtttaaacGCCCCTAATGTCAACGGCATGCAatgcagagagagagttatTGGGCCTTAAAATGTGAAATTTTGGGATCACTATACAAACCAACGGCCCAAATGTTAAAATTTGGCGCATATCTGGAAAATCATTTCTGTGGGAATTCGAGTGGTTGACGGAGAAGAGGAATCTCGGACTCAGACAGATTCAATGATCATGAGTCTTACCCTCAGTGAACAAGAACTTCTCTGATTCTATTCTTATGAGTGCAAAGACAAAACCAAGCGAACACGAACGTCGTCGTATTGGAAGCCAGCCATGACTTTGAGCTCTGACCCTCCCGCTCCTCTAGACTGGAAATTCTCTCAGGTGTTCGGCGAACGAGCTCCCGGAGACGACCTTCAGGATGGTTAgactctctccctctctctttctctctctatacaTGTATCtatatgtgtgtgttgtgCTCTTGAATTCATTGAAATGCttaattggttttgttttcttatgcTGTGTTTGGTTACTGAGAAAGCTCAGGAATAGGAAGATTAATTGCTCTAATTTTTACTTTCTTGCTTTTCTAACATTTATACGACCCTGAGCTGTGGGTTAGTTCaactattttttccttttgctgaGGGGGGTTCCATAAGCTCTGTTTTAAACAGAgagaatgcataaattacTTGAAACCTATGGTTTTTGGAGTAAAAgttgattttattgttttaagttttaagtGGGAATGCCGATGCCGCTTTTAATATTTCAaagattcatttttttatcttGGCCGTTTTCAGTTTGTTTCGTATACATTTTTGTAGAGaagtaaacaaataaattctgcTCTTGACTCCTTATGTGATGCTCTTTCCTGTAGTTGATATGATATCTGCGATAGAATTCGACAAGAGTGGTGATTTCCTTGCTATTGGAGATCGAGGTGGCCGCTGCATAATATTCGAGAGGAAGGATGGGAAACATGTGAGAATTGCCTATACACTTTTGAATCAGTCgataaattttaaatggatACTTTTCAAATATGCAagaattttttgaattcaCTTGGGGCTATCTTCCTTGTTAGGCTGGTGGctgtgttggtttgttttggcATCTATTGTTGGATGAAATTGGGTTTACGTTCTTTTTACCCTTAATTATTAATTGGCTTCTTAGACTTTAAATCAGCATCATTCTCGACATgagctggagcagttggatTTCACATCCACCCAGCATCCTGAATTTCAATTTAAGACTGAGTTTCAAGGTCATGAACCCGAGGTATGTATTAGAATCTTGTTTTTTACAAATGCAATGTATTATGGTATGTTTTGATGCATGTTTTGAGTATACCAGTGCATATGATTTGTTTTGTGCAATGCTGATTATTATATTATCATGTTATTACCTTTTACTCAGTTTGACTACTTAAAGAGTGTGGAAATTGAAGAGAAGATCAACAAAGTAAGATGGTGTGCAACATCTAGTGGATCCCAATTCATGCTTTCAACAAATGACAAGACAATAAAACTGTGGAAGGTACGAAATCTAATGATGAAATCATTTTAACTTCAAGTGGTGGACACTGAGATTGATGGTAGTGTAGGACTTGGATTTGTTGGGAGTGGGACAGATATGGTTAGTTTGGTCATTGATAAACATCTGCTTCTAAGCAATAGAATTGTGTTCTTGGGTGAAAAAATGCATGGGAAGattggaaattggaaaaattaaAGTGCCAAGTCATTATAcatgaaaaaaagaacacCGAAAGCGAGGATAGAACATTTTTGTCTTGAAAATCATTGGTAGTTTGCATATTTTATTGTCTAACAACATTGAATAATCACAACCACACTAGTTCCATATACAACtctgttaatattgcttgggAAATGTTAATGTGGTTGCTTTCTGGTTTTGGGATCAGGTCAAGGAATGCAAGGTgaagaaagtaaaagaaatgaaCGCTCATCCATTTGCATGTTTAGATAACATGCTTCTGGCTGAAAGGAGTTTCGTCAGTAGGGAAGATAAACCAGCTGTTGTGAATGGCTATCGCCAGGAATGGATGGAGACGATCGCTAAGAATGCCTCACCATCTCAAGACATGCATTCCAAGGTTGATACCCACAGTTTAGTAaagctatttttttttattactctTGTGCTGTTAGAATCAGTTTTTCACAGTGCACAAGCTTATTATGTGACTAGGTAGCTGACATGGAAGACACTGCTCATACAAGATGCCGAAAGGTGTATGCTCATGCTCATGATTTTAATATTAACTCCATCTCAAATAATAGGTAAAGTTTTGTGGGTATCTTTATCTCATTTAGTTACTCTTCCTCTAGCTAAAAATTTCCTTGCACATAAAACTTAGGCTATGAGAGAAGCTATCTTTGTTTATCCATTATGCAGACACGCCTCCTTTACTTGTTCTTAATTTGATTACTCTTATTTGTTCTCCAAATTGCAGAAACCATTTTGTAAAGTAGATAGTTATACACTTGCAGATGTATGCTTCTTCTAAGAGAAAATCTGTTTTAAACCTTGTACAGTGATTGTGAAACATTTCTTTCTGCGGATGATCTTAGAATAAACTTGTGGAATCTTGAGATCAGTGATCAGTGTTTCAATATCCTTGATATGAAGCCAGCAAACATGGAGGATCTTACTGGTATTCTATCCTCTAGTCTTTACATCTTATAATTTCTGTGagcttatatatacatactagAACATGCTATATTATCttcaaactttttttctttttccttttcttttctgaatgACGATCTCTACCAGTTGtgatcttatttttgtttagttgTGTTGATTTCATGCTTTTCCATGACCAAGATATAAGTCACAATTGTGGAAAGATGATTTGAATTCAAGAAAATGTTTGCTCAAAGGGCAGacgtacgtcgttgttttgtAATCTGCACTAATTGATAAACTTTTATTCAGAGGTCATAACAACGGCTGAATTCCATCCCATTCATTGTAATCTGCTCGCATACAGTAGCTCCAGAGGTTTTATTCGTTTAGTTGACATGCGGCAGTCAGCTTTGTGCGATCACAGTGCAAGAATGTGAGTCTAATCAGAGtttcttctcatttttgtGATCTGTGTATTATTAGTTATTAACTAATGCACAAGGATGTTCTGATACTTGTTATTTGGGATTGGAGGGATTGACAGATTACAAGATGGAGATTCTCATGGGCTGAAATCATTTTTCACAGAAATTATTGCATCCATTTCTGATATGAAGTTTTCAAGGGATGGACGGCACATCTTAAGTCGTGACTACATGAATCTAAAGGTATTTTATACTGGTTGAGGTTTACTTTGAGAGTTTatagtttaatttttatttaaggaCGGATTAAATGAGatgttttataaatttatttgtgatggcatttttaaaattcatgtCCTGTTATATGAGTTTAGTTAAGCAGCGCTTACCCTTTTCAGCTGGTGTGgatttattttgattgatgcttttgttttttttgtgttagCTCTGGGACACGCATATGGATTCTTCACCAGTTGCAATATACAAGATTCATGAGCACCTGCGCCCTAAGGCAAGGAAAAGAATGACTGTTTTAACTCCAAATtggagatttttttaatttttttaaatagatgTATGGAATTATGTTCATGGACAATTGGAGCATAAACTTTCAACATGAAATTTTCTCCATGTTAATGCTTAAACAACCTGTGAACTGACCCATGCAGCTGACTTATGGTATCTTTAGCTTTTACTTTTAAGTCTAAACGTGCAACCTTGCGTACCCATATCTTCGTAGTCCCTACAGCTGACAGCTTTTTTCCCCCTTGCAGTTATCTGAGTTGTATAACAATGATCGCATATTTGATAGATTTGGTTGCTGCTTCAGTGGAGATGGACTTCATTTTGCAACTGGATCTTACAGGTATGTCCTTTTCACAGGATGTACTCTTGCATATAAGTCCCAGTACTGGTATTGTCCGTCAAAGTTGCGCAACTTGTGTTTGCCCAACTGTTAcaactttcttttattttgactTAGCAACCTAATGCGCATTTTCTCCGGTGGAGATGGAAGCGAAGGAGCTACAATAGAAGCTAGCAAAACTCCCAACAGGTATGCTCTCCCTAATTCCCCTCAAATTGTAAATTTTGGAGTTGGTGTAATCTAACCTTATAGTCAAGAGGGCAGGGTTCTATTTtgcaaatttttctttttagtgaAATGGTCTCCATGGACATGAATGATTTCCTCTACCCCTCCCCTGAAAAGTGAAATGGTCATTTTGCTCTTACAATAAGGAAATAGCTACAGTACTTGAGAGTTGGAATTGTGAACCAATTCCATTGTCACCTGGAAAATGTACATAATTTCAGTGTTATACAGTATGCAGGTTCAGTTTTATTTCTTGTCTGTATCTTATTTTCCCTAATAGTTTGTTTTACTTCCTTTCTGAACTTTAAAGCAGGAAACCACTTCTCCGGACTGCTCCAAGGGCTAGGAGGTCATCCTTGAGCAATCTGGCACGAGGATTTTACCGGCACGGTTGGGGTTCTCAACCTCATTATGTTTCTTTGCCTTCTTCAGACTCGAGTATATCTATCTGCAGATTAAAACCTgtcttttctgatttttcagGGCATGAAAATTCAAGCTCGGGCAGTAATGAAAGTAGTTACGACCTAAGCTCCAGGCTACTACATTTGGCATGGCATCCAGAAACAAACTTGATTGCTAGTGCCGCTGGGAATAGCTTGTTCATGTATTATTCATAGTTGTGTGTAAAGTAAGCACTAGAGTTAAACTTAAGAAATGTGATTGTAAAAAGGGTCTCAGCTTTTCCTATAAAGTATGCAGTAACTCAAGGTCCTACCCCCCTTGTTTAGCTTAAGCCAGTAATGGTCGACATGGGACGGTATAATTGTGATTAGACACCGCTAATCTTATGTTTTTCGTAGTAGGCATGGTGTATTATTGTTAATAACAATCCCTAAGATCTTGTGAAAATCTATAAAGTAAAGATGGACAATCCTTTCCCTTACTGTTTTAGCCAAATTGAGTTACCAAAAATCTCAAATCTTCAAGATCTCTAGactatttttttcccttcaaggAAATCATATCAAGAATCATGAGAGGCGTTATACCAAACTAAAATGAGATGTTAACTTTCAACGAATGTCTTTACGTCGGAAGTTATGTGCTCGGATTCTTTCTCCCGAATAtgacttgtataaaaaatgtatataaaaaaaacttatagaccatatctttatcttttcttataaGCAAATCAAATGAACTTCTCGACCTATGCTTaaggaaaattttaaaagatcaaaattttaaaaattaaaaaagaaactacAAGCATATTCCCTTTTTAATGCTTTGGACAAATGTGTGTATGTGAACACACATATCTTACGTTACATATGCATTACATGCCACAACTACCACACCAAGAGATAAGCTCAAGAGTATCAAAACATTGCAACTTGCAGACTTGTTTATTATTTGGGCAGCTCAGACAACGCTGCCCCAAATCCTTCCTTCTAGGCACCAAGCTGCCCGTTGCCCGAAACCTTGGCTCCAGGTTGCCCTAGAAGACCTCAGATCCTTGATAAAAACCAAAGCAACCCCTTCATTTTCATAGCCAGCCTCTTTCGTTTTCctccattcttcttcttcttcttcttcttcttcttcttcttctgtatGCATTAGGTTAtaggtttttcttcttctgtaaATATTGTTTTATCTGACTTCACCATAGTTATTTATCATCTCTCTGTCTTTCATCACTTGGGATGCTTTTAGATATATAGATGTGTGCTAGTAGATGCTTGATTAAGTTTGTGATGTTCATCATTTTTTCTGAATTATTTTCACatac
This genomic interval carries:
- the LOC18777580 gene encoding cysteine-rich receptor-like protein kinase 1 isoform X2 — translated: MRLPILTPQSPIFTFLIIYAFLFSSSISEPRISEAGRFCGHAKHNSSSNFIPNFITVMDFISNDVNAKRWGEYTIASPAPEVYAFAQCYDDLSPIDCAACFAVSRTKLPLCLPSTSARIYLDGCFLGYDDHEFSHQSLDEEHKNVKCSGSAIDVSKSKTEEFARKVEDVIGNVTEKAVSHEGFGVFEQRGGVENVYALAQCWKTINESGCRECLEEAGASLRRECVPGVEGRAMFAGCYLRYSTERFYGIESDSEDCVKVEHIVATILSAMVLCLLALFGAVMAYKRLSKRNEVYNGPIQISISIHKNNLNFKYEMLEKATNFFDASRKLGQGGAGSVFKGVLPDGRTVAVKRLYFNTRQWVDDFFNEVNLISGIQHQNLVKLLGCSIEGPESLLVYEYVPNKSLDQVLFDKDTLHILSWKQRFDIICGIAEGLVYLHGSCGVKIIHRDIKASNILLDENLIPKIADFGLARCVGPDKSHLSTGIAGTLGYMAPEYLVRGQLTDKADVYAFGVMVLEIVSGRKNRVFAEGSSSILYAVWKHYKARNITEAVDPILKGGFPEREASDVLRIGLLCTQASLAVRPSMTEVVQMLTDKECVIPSPKRPPFLNASILSSDVSRTSMKYFLSQPIDGEGSPPRKSFTAMPCND
- the LOC18777580 gene encoding cysteine-rich receptor-like protein kinase 1 isoform X1, with the protein product MRLPILTPQSPIFTFLIIYAFLFSSSISEPRISEAGRFCGHAKHNSSSNFIPNFITVMDFISNDVNAKRWGEYTIASPAPEVYAFAQCYDDLSPIDCAACFAVSRTKLPLCLPSTSARIYLDGCFLGYDDHEFSHQSLDEEHKNVKCSGSAIDVSKSKTEEFARKVEDVIGNVTEKAVSHEGFGVFEQRGGVENVYALAQCWKTINESGCRECLEEAGASLRRECVPGVEGRAMFAGCYLRYSTERFYGIESDSEDCGEAGFNVSFSLSFEFLCLHWVLIKRSLFLVPCFFSVKVEHIVATILSAMVLCLLALFGAVMAYKRLSKRNEVYNGPIQISISIHKNNLNFKYEMLEKATNFFDASRKLGQGGAGSVFKGVLPDGRTVAVKRLYFNTRQWVDDFFNEVNLISGIQHQNLVKLLGCSIEGPESLLVYEYVPNKSLDQVLFDKDTLHILSWKQRFDIICGIAEGLVYLHGSCGVKIIHRDIKASNILLDENLIPKIADFGLARCVGPDKSHLSTGIAGTLGYMAPEYLVRGQLTDKADVYAFGVMVLEIVSGRKNRVFAEGSSSILYAVWKHYKARNITEAVDPILKGGFPEREASDVLRIGLLCTQASLAVRPSMTEVVQMLTDKECVIPSPKRPPFLNASILSSDVSRTSMKYFLSQPIDGEGSPPRKSFTAMPCND
- the LOC18777824 gene encoding serine/threonine protein phosphatase 2A 55 kDa regulatory subunit B beta isoform isoform X3, producing MTLSSDPPAPLDWKFSQVFGERAPGDDLQDVDMISAIEFDKSGDFLAIGDRGGRCIIFERKDGKHHHSRHELEQLDFTSTQHPEFQFKTEFQGHEPEFDYLKSVEIEEKINKVRWCATSSGSQFMLSTNDKTIKLWKVKECKVKKVKEMNAHPFACLDNMLLAERSFVSREDKPAVVNGYRQEWMETIAKNASPSQDMHSKVADMEDTAHTRCRKVYAHAHDFNINSISNNSDCETFLSADDLRINLWNLEISDQCFNILDMKPANMEDLTEVITTAEFHPIHCNLLAYSSSRGFIRLVDMRQSALCDHSARILQDGDSHGLKSFFTEIIASISDMKFSRDGRHILSRDYMNLKLWDTHMDSSPVAIYKIHEHLRPKLSELYNNDRIFDRFGCCFSGDGLHFATGSYSNLMRIFSGGDGSEGATIEASKTPNSRKPLLRTAPRARRSSLSNLARGFYRHGHENSSSGSNESSYDLSSRLLHLAWHPETNLIASAAGNSLFMYYS
- the LOC18777824 gene encoding serine/threonine protein phosphatase 2A 55 kDa regulatory subunit B beta isoform isoform X2, translated to MTLSSDPPAPLDWKFSQVFGERAPGDDLQDVDMISAIEFDKSGDFLAIGDRGGRCIIFERKDGKHTLNQHHSRHELEQLDFTSTQHPEFQFKTEFQGHEPEFDYLKSVEIEEKINKVRWCATSSGSQFMLSTNDKTIKLWKVKECKVKKVKEMNAHPFACLDNMLLAERSFVSREDKPAVVNGYRQEWMETIAKNASPSQDMHSKVADMEDTAHTRCRKVYAHAHDFNINSISNNSDCETFLSADDLRINLWNLEISDQCFNILDMKPANMEDLTEVITTAEFHPIHCNLLAYSSSRGFIRLVDMRQSALCDHSARILQDGDSHGLKSFFTEIIASISDMKFSRDGRHILSRDYMNLKLWDTHMDSSPVAIYKIHEHLRPKLSELYNNDRIFDRFGCCFSGDGLHFATGSYSNLMRIFSGGDGSEGATIEASKTPNRKPLLRTAPRARRSSLSNLARGFYRHGHENSSSGSNESSYDLSSRLLHLAWHPETNLIASAAGNSLFMYYS
- the LOC18777824 gene encoding serine/threonine protein phosphatase 2A 55 kDa regulatory subunit B beta isoform isoform X1, translating into MTLSSDPPAPLDWKFSQVFGERAPGDDLQDVDMISAIEFDKSGDFLAIGDRGGRCIIFERKDGKHTLNQHHSRHELEQLDFTSTQHPEFQFKTEFQGHEPEFDYLKSVEIEEKINKVRWCATSSGSQFMLSTNDKTIKLWKVKECKVKKVKEMNAHPFACLDNMLLAERSFVSREDKPAVVNGYRQEWMETIAKNASPSQDMHSKVADMEDTAHTRCRKVYAHAHDFNINSISNNSDCETFLSADDLRINLWNLEISDQCFNILDMKPANMEDLTEVITTAEFHPIHCNLLAYSSSRGFIRLVDMRQSALCDHSARILQDGDSHGLKSFFTEIIASISDMKFSRDGRHILSRDYMNLKLWDTHMDSSPVAIYKIHEHLRPKLSELYNNDRIFDRFGCCFSGDGLHFATGSYSNLMRIFSGGDGSEGATIEASKTPNSRKPLLRTAPRARRSSLSNLARGFYRHGHENSSSGSNESSYDLSSRLLHLAWHPETNLIASAAGNSLFMYYS